One Planktothrix sp. FACHB-1365 genomic window carries:
- the murI gene encoding glutamate racemase, with amino-acid sequence MTTDNRQKRIAIFDSGVGGLTVLRELYRQLPNESVLYFGDTARLPYGTRSREEIVQFVRPIILWAMQQDAKMILMACNTSSALALETVQDEFDIPILGLILPGAQAAVRHGKRIGVIATPATAASNAYRHAIQETDSSVQVWQVGCPEFVPLIEQNRIHDPYTYQVARDYLTPLIQQQIDTLIYGCTHYPHLAPVLRSILPAHVQLVDPAVSLVKAAAKELELLGLRNTYSPKPTRFCVSGCPQQFASISVQWLGFTPLVEATTLPTMEPVNTAPMAVSDGITPSLT; translated from the coding sequence ATGACAACGGACAATCGACAAAAAAGAATCGCAATATTTGATAGTGGTGTCGGAGGATTAACGGTTTTAAGGGAACTCTACCGCCAACTCCCCAATGAATCCGTTCTTTATTTTGGAGATACGGCGCGGTTACCCTATGGAACCCGCTCACGAGAGGAAATTGTGCAGTTTGTCCGTCCCATTATTCTTTGGGCGATGCAGCAGGATGCCAAAATGATTCTCATGGCTTGTAACACCAGTTCCGCCCTGGCCTTAGAAACGGTTCAAGATGAATTTGATATCCCCATCCTCGGATTAATTCTTCCCGGTGCTCAAGCCGCCGTGCGACACGGAAAGCGCATCGGGGTAATTGCTACCCCCGCAACAGCCGCCAGTAATGCCTATCGTCACGCCATTCAGGAAACAGATTCTTCTGTTCAAGTTTGGCAAGTGGGCTGTCCAGAGTTTGTTCCCTTAATTGAACAAAACCGGATTCATGATCCCTATACCTATCAAGTGGCACGGGACTATTTAACCCCCTTAATTCAGCAGCAAATTGATACCCTGATCTATGGTTGTACTCATTATCCCCATTTAGCTCCTGTCTTGCGTTCTATCCTTCCGGCCCACGTTCAACTTGTTGACCCGGCGGTGTCTTTAGTGAAAGCTGCGGCTAAAGAATTAGAACTGTTAGGACTGCGGAATACCTACTCTCCCAAACCCACTCGGTTTTGTGTGAGTGGTTGTCCTCAACAGTTTGCTTCTATTTCGGTTCAGTGGTTAGGGTTTACTCCCCTGGTAGAAGCGACTACGTTACCCACGATGGAACCTGTCAATACTGCCCCTATGGCGGTCAGTGATGGTATTACCCCATCATTAACCTGA